The Rhododendron vialii isolate Sample 1 chromosome 6a, ASM3025357v1 genome includes a window with the following:
- the LOC131328788 gene encoding uncharacterized protein At2g29880-like, with amino-acid sequence MIYGGSTSGFGWDPNTNMVVAEKHIWDDYVKSHKDATNWRNRSFPHFDMLLTVFGKDRATGKNAVTAEDVLEEESRNEGSCDTENLGIGIEEMEHFLSSTNGEESNSNGKKRKRNDDSLDAFREAATIIGSKIEEATNKFSQALGVDLAIAKMRDKVNDELRKLSDLCMIQRHRALLAIARDHATTACFFTLKDDEKEDFVMALLRGDL; translated from the exons ATGATCTATGGAGGGAGTACTAGTGGCTTCGGATGGGATCCAAACACAAATATGGTGGTTGCTGAAAAACATATTTGGGATGACTATGTTAAG AGCCATAAAGATGCAACTAACTGGAGGAATAGGAGTTTCCCACACTTTGACATGCTTTTAACAGTCTTCGGGAAAGACCGTGCCACGGGTAAGAATGCTGTTACTGCTGAGGATGTATTAGAGGAGGAGAGTAGGAATGAAGGGAGTTGTGATACAGAAAATTTAGGCATTGGTATTGAAGAAATGGAGCACTTCTTGTCATCCACAAACGGAGAAGAGAGTAATTCTaacgggaaaaaaagaaagaggaatgaTGATAGCTTGGATGCTTTCCGTGAAGCAGCAACGATCATTGGTTCAAAGATTGAAGAAGCAACTAATAAGTTTAGTCAAGCTCTTGGTGTCGATCTTGCTATAGCTAAGATGAGGGACAAAGTAAATGATGAGCTTCGGAAGCTTTCAGATCTATGTATGATTCAACGCCATAGAGCCTTACTTGCCATAGCTCGTGATCATGCGACGACTGCGTGTTTCTTTACCTTGAAAGATGATGAGAAAGAAGATTTTGTGATGGCTTTGCTTAGGGGAGATCTGTGA